Genomic window (Gemmatimonadales bacterium):
TGCCTCGTCGTCGTCCACGATCAGGATGCGACCTGCATCAGCCATGGGGTGACTGCGTTGGAGGATACCACAGAAGCTGTGATGCAACGTGGCAAACAGCAACAGGGGAGCGGGGAGCGGTTCCTTGGGGTGCGATGCGCCCGTTCGGGGCGCTCCAAAGGTACCGCTCCCCGCTCCCCGCTCCCCCTATCTCACCACCTCAGCCAGATCCCCGAACGAATCCAGCCAGTAATCCGGCTTTTCCTCCGAAAGGCGGTCCCGGGAGAAGGGTCCCCACAAGCAGGCGGCGGTGCGGGTGCCGGCGTCGCGGCCGGCGGCGATGTCGTGGGGCGAATCGCCGACCATGAGCGCTTCGGCCGCGGAAGCGCCGAGCTGGGCCAGCATGGCGAGGACGGGGGCGGGATCCGGCTTGCTGGCCTCGAGGTCGTCGCTGGTCATCATCCCGTCGAACAGCCCGTCGAAGCCGCAGAGGGTGAGGCCGCGGTCGATGCCGCGGCGGCTCTTGGAGGAGACGATACCGAGCCGCGCGCCTTTGGTCTTGAGGGCGCGGACGGTCTCGAGGG
Coding sequences:
- a CDS encoding HAD-IA family hydrolase, whose amino-acid sequence is TPLRVQFRDFTDDPAEIETMIATYREWNYSHHDGMVTAYPGALETVRALKTKGARLGIVSSKSRRGIDRGLTLCGFDGLFDGMMTSDDLEASKPDPAPVLAMLAQLGASAAEALMVGDSPHDIAAGRDAGTRTAACLWGPFSRDRLSEEKPDYWLDSFGDLAEVVR